A part of Myxococcus landrumus genomic DNA contains:
- a CDS encoding LLM class flavin-dependent oxidoreductase has product MIPFSVLDLSPIRQGSNAGEALRSTLDLARHAERWGYQRFWLAEHHNMTGIASAATAVVIGHVAQGTSTIRVGAGGIMLPNHSPLVIAEQFGTLESLHPGRIDLGLGRAPGTDGRTAQALRRSHVDTSDTFPQDVAELQAYFQEPTSQQAVRAVPGMGLKVPLWLLGSSLFSAQLAAAMGLPFAFASHFAPQQMMQALHLYRTQFRPSEVLQKPYAMLGVNVFTADTELQAQRLFTSLLQAFINLRRGRPGQLPPPVDSMDGLLTEYELAQVESMLACSFVGAPEQVRDGLRSFIAETKPDELMVTSQIFDHSARLRSYELLSQVHAQMST; this is encoded by the coding sequence ATGATTCCCTTCTCCGTTCTCGACCTCTCTCCCATCCGCCAGGGCAGCAACGCGGGGGAGGCTCTGCGTTCGACGCTGGACCTGGCTCGTCATGCCGAGCGTTGGGGCTACCAACGCTTCTGGCTCGCCGAGCACCACAACATGACGGGCATCGCGAGTGCCGCCACGGCGGTGGTCATCGGCCATGTCGCGCAGGGGACCTCCACCATTCGCGTGGGCGCCGGGGGCATCATGCTCCCCAACCACTCCCCGCTCGTCATCGCCGAGCAGTTCGGCACGCTCGAGTCGCTGCATCCCGGCCGCATCGACCTGGGGCTGGGCCGCGCACCCGGAACGGATGGTCGCACGGCCCAGGCGCTGCGGCGCAGCCACGTGGACACTTCCGACACCTTTCCTCAAGACGTCGCGGAGCTGCAGGCGTACTTCCAGGAGCCCACGTCCCAGCAGGCCGTGCGCGCCGTGCCCGGGATGGGGCTCAAGGTGCCCCTGTGGCTGTTGGGTTCCAGCCTCTTCAGCGCGCAGCTCGCCGCGGCCATGGGGTTGCCGTTCGCGTTTGCTTCGCACTTCGCGCCACAGCAGATGATGCAGGCGTTGCATCTGTATCGCACCCAGTTCCGGCCGTCCGAGGTGCTTCAGAAGCCGTATGCGATGCTGGGCGTCAACGTCTTCACCGCCGACACGGAGCTCCAGGCGCAGCGCTTGTTCACCTCGCTGCTGCAGGCCTTCATCAACCTGCGTCGCGGGCGCCCCGGGCAGCTCCCTCCGCCCGTGGACAGCATGGATGGGCTCCTCACCGAGTACGAGCTGGCACAGGTGGAGTCGATGCTGGCGTGCTCCTTCGTCGGTGCCCCCGAGCAGGTGCGCGACGGCTTGCGCTCCTTCATCGCCGAGACGAAGCCGGACGAGCTGATGGTCACCTCGCAAATCTTCGACCACTCAGCGCGGCTGCGCTCCTACGAGCTGCTCTCGCAGGTGCATGCCCAGATGTCGACCTGA
- a CDS encoding YihY/virulence factor BrkB family protein — MVLPGRGMGWKEFFTLLKEEWKRDDVSNVAGALTFRAILALFPFLLFLVSLAGVIIDPNQAQVLIQELGKVAPKEVTTILGQRIESLASSNPVGLLTVGGVGAIWAASGGIVALMDALNTAYGVKETRPVWKLRLIAVTTTLMAAVVTILAALAAVVAPALAGKLPGPVATVVLWLRLPVAGLLMMFLWAVLYYVLPDARHRFRFITPGSVVGVFIWVVASWGFSKYVANFGKYDVNYGAIGGVIVLLLWMWLSSQVVLLGAEINAILEQRSPLADPTPRPADAPVEEGRAKLSQTPLAAAAKWATGLGLGVFFLRRSSGR, encoded by the coding sequence ATGGTCTTGCCGGGCAGAGGCATGGGGTGGAAGGAGTTCTTCACGCTCCTGAAGGAGGAGTGGAAGCGCGACGATGTGAGCAATGTCGCGGGGGCTTTGACGTTCCGCGCCATCCTCGCGCTGTTCCCGTTCCTGCTGTTCCTGGTGTCGCTGGCGGGCGTCATCATCGACCCGAACCAGGCCCAGGTGCTTATCCAGGAGCTGGGCAAGGTGGCCCCCAAGGAGGTGACGACCATCCTGGGACAGCGCATCGAGTCGCTGGCGAGCAGCAACCCGGTGGGCCTCTTGACGGTGGGTGGCGTGGGCGCCATCTGGGCAGCCTCCGGTGGAATCGTCGCTTTGATGGACGCGCTGAACACGGCCTACGGCGTGAAAGAAACGCGGCCGGTGTGGAAACTTCGACTCATCGCGGTGACCACGACGCTGATGGCCGCGGTGGTGACCATCCTGGCGGCGCTGGCGGCGGTGGTGGCGCCCGCCCTGGCCGGCAAGCTGCCCGGGCCCGTGGCCACGGTGGTGCTGTGGCTGCGCCTGCCCGTGGCGGGCCTGCTGATGATGTTCCTGTGGGCGGTCCTCTACTACGTCCTGCCCGACGCCCGGCACCGCTTCCGCTTCATCACCCCAGGCTCGGTGGTGGGGGTGTTCATCTGGGTGGTGGCGTCCTGGGGCTTCTCCAAGTACGTGGCCAACTTCGGCAAGTACGACGTGAACTACGGCGCCATCGGCGGCGTCATCGTGCTGCTGTTGTGGATGTGGTTGTCTTCACAAGTCGTACTCCTGGGGGCGGAGATCAACGCCATCCTCGAGCAGCGCTCACCCCTGGCGGACCCGACGCCGCGCCCGGCGGATGCGCCCGTGGAGGAGGGCAGGGCGAAGCTCTCCCAGACACCGCTGGCCGCCGCCGCGAAGTGGGCCACGGGGCTGGGGCTGGGGGTGTTCTTCCTGAGGCGCAGCTCCGGCCGTTGA
- a CDS encoding tetratricopeptide repeat protein, with translation MRSESRRLLLTCVLMMSGVAVAEPLVGPSVGNADALVAEATKLYNKRQYAESSRLFLRATRANPALLPAYLGLGRARMGAKETAGACTAYRAWLKSAPDIQERPKAQGELELCERQLKASRKKKAPAPADQTARHVEMKAAFFEALEAGKLAEAGGAGEGLRTLISEGYLGVDLAEMATRLSTASRTGAEDVHHRALTGEALATEQLSTARGLLDWARDTGEPVPQASAKGQFLEGLVALQGGDARGAEGLFAKAATEAPGVTEYRVWRAAALQRAGDLRGALTVMEADLPEDPRTDLLRAAVAQQTSAEDGARELERLLFQRYSPAAAR, from the coding sequence ATGCGTTCTGAGTCGCGCCGGCTGTTGCTGACGTGTGTGTTGATGATGAGCGGTGTCGCCGTCGCTGAGCCGCTCGTGGGCCCGTCGGTGGGCAACGCCGACGCGCTCGTCGCCGAGGCCACCAAGCTCTACAACAAGCGGCAGTATGCGGAGTCCTCGCGCCTGTTCCTGCGGGCCACGAGAGCCAATCCCGCGCTGCTGCCCGCATACCTGGGCCTGGGCCGCGCGCGCATGGGGGCCAAGGAGACGGCGGGCGCCTGCACCGCGTATCGCGCGTGGTTGAAGAGCGCGCCCGACATCCAGGAGCGCCCCAAGGCCCAGGGTGAGCTGGAGCTGTGCGAGCGGCAGCTCAAGGCCTCCCGGAAGAAGAAGGCCCCGGCGCCCGCGGACCAGACGGCGCGGCACGTGGAGATGAAGGCGGCCTTCTTCGAGGCGCTCGAGGCCGGCAAGCTCGCGGAGGCCGGAGGCGCGGGAGAGGGGCTGCGCACGCTCATCTCGGAGGGCTATCTGGGCGTGGACCTGGCGGAGATGGCGACGCGCTTGAGCACCGCGAGCCGCACGGGCGCGGAGGATGTCCACCACCGCGCGCTGACGGGCGAGGCCCTGGCGACGGAGCAACTGAGCACCGCGCGCGGGCTGCTGGACTGGGCGCGGGACACGGGAGAGCCCGTGCCTCAAGCCTCCGCGAAGGGGCAGTTCCTGGAGGGCCTGGTCGCGCTCCAAGGCGGAGACGCGCGCGGCGCGGAGGGGCTGTTCGCCAAGGCGGCGACGGAGGCGCCCGGAGTGACGGAGTATCGCGTGTGGCGAGCCGCCGCGCTCCAGCGCGCGGGTGACTTGCGTGGGGCGCTGACCGTGATGGAGGCGGACCTTCCGGAGGACCCTCGCACGGACCTGCTTCGCGCGGCGGTGGCGCAGCAGACGTCGGCGGAAGACGGCGCGCGAGAGCTGGAGCGGTTGCTCTTCCAGCGCTACTCGCCCGCGGCGGCGCGCTGA
- a CDS encoding SRPBCC domain-containing protein — protein MEPKLEPTFQVQLKIQKPVSEVFDGVVNPRKLSGYFVKTASAPLVAGTTVKWSFAEAPDAFDVVVREVAKDERITLEWEAAEGGYNTTIEMNFKPIDAGNTLVQIRESGWKPDAKGFKSSYDNCGGWMHMMTCLKAYLEHGINLREGGAY, from the coding sequence ATGGAGCCCAAGTTGGAGCCCACGTTCCAGGTGCAGTTGAAGATCCAGAAGCCGGTGTCGGAGGTCTTCGACGGCGTCGTGAATCCGCGCAAGCTCAGTGGCTACTTCGTGAAGACGGCCAGCGCGCCGCTGGTGGCGGGCACCACGGTGAAGTGGAGCTTCGCGGAGGCACCGGACGCATTCGACGTCGTCGTCCGCGAGGTGGCGAAGGACGAGCGCATCACCCTGGAGTGGGAGGCCGCGGAGGGCGGCTACAACACCACCATCGAGATGAACTTCAAGCCCATCGATGCCGGCAACACGCTGGTGCAGATTCGCGAGTCGGGCTGGAAGCCGGACGCGAAGGGCTTCAAGTCGTCGTATGACAACTGTGGTGGGTGGATGCACATGATGACGTGCCTCAAGGCGTACCTCGAGCACGGCATCAACCTGCGCGAGGGCGGCGCCTACTGA
- the rfbC gene encoding dTDP-4-dehydrorhamnose 3,5-epimerase: MKVTPLEIPDLLLVEPKVFGDDRGFFMELFHAKRYADAGIPGPFIQDNYSRSSRGTLRGLHFQEPQGQGKLVQVLAGRVYDVAVDVRRGSPTFGKWAAVELSAENRRQLWIPPGFAHGFCVTSETADFHYKCTTMYAPETERCIAWNDPDLGIPWPVSEPLMSPKDLRAPRLKDAPVLPSL; the protein is encoded by the coding sequence ATGAAGGTGACGCCGTTGGAGATTCCGGACCTGCTGCTGGTGGAGCCCAAGGTCTTCGGTGATGACCGGGGCTTCTTCATGGAGCTGTTCCACGCGAAGCGCTATGCGGACGCGGGCATTCCCGGGCCCTTCATCCAGGACAACTACTCGCGCTCGTCGCGAGGCACCTTGCGCGGGCTGCACTTCCAGGAGCCGCAAGGGCAGGGGAAGCTGGTGCAGGTGCTCGCCGGCCGCGTGTACGACGTGGCGGTGGATGTCCGGCGTGGCTCGCCTACCTTCGGCAAGTGGGCGGCGGTGGAGCTGTCCGCGGAGAACCGCCGGCAGCTCTGGATTCCGCCGGGCTTCGCCCACGGCTTCTGCGTGACGAGCGAGACCGCGGACTTCCATTACAAGTGCACCACGATGTACGCGCCGGAGACGGAGCGCTGCATCGCGTGGAACGACCCGGACCTCGGCATTCCCTGGCCGGTGTCCGAGCCGCTGATGTCACCCAAGGACCTGCGCGCCCCACGCCTCAAGGACGCGCCCGTCCTCCCTTCGCTGTAG
- a CDS encoding PEGA domain-containing protein yields the protein MLVASLLSVGLALMASATPGAAAEARTEAPTETLWLVQPMYPGQDALVQRAETGIAGLLPADVKPRQVLGAKALATHLQGRSGDLACLAGGARCREPLGTYLASLGLERVVLVRVGQDDAGYRFRAVSIRSESGARAEAETSNPSFDRALAGVLVKFLSLNAVVEAVTEPTGATVFIDGVKVGVTPYATEVLPGEHTFRFELASHLPREETRVVASREQVKLSPALEKVPARLVVKVLPEGSAILVDGSVVGKDAVDQGIQPGKRTLRLTQEGYEPHEVEADIAPGATYTLERELKPTSMQAFKLAMRRRQAATMARQSYLEASYEFSSLTSDTLTAQPVNTDGGVGDVRGTGVRAPGSRRLRGLGLEYGRYGQYFGVMLVGATWYSTGDVWTMGVNVPQGAQSPGLTGLTQVDTKVQVLSLRALQPQLRYVVGPVSFAIQAGLDMRGALAKEQDDGSGFSPRFKDGLYALDLHVSGQASARIFVYEGLYASVAYQHGFSLLGKIAGTSNFRGGVGYAF from the coding sequence ATGCTCGTTGCATCTCTGCTGAGTGTCGGTCTGGCGCTCATGGCCAGTGCGACACCTGGCGCCGCCGCGGAGGCTCGCACCGAGGCTCCGACCGAAACGCTCTGGCTCGTTCAACCCATGTACCCCGGCCAGGACGCCCTGGTGCAGCGGGCCGAGACGGGCATCGCGGGGCTGTTGCCCGCGGACGTGAAGCCTCGGCAGGTGCTGGGCGCCAAGGCCCTGGCCACGCACCTCCAGGGACGCAGTGGAGACCTGGCCTGTCTGGCGGGTGGCGCCCGCTGCCGGGAGCCCTTGGGGACCTACCTGGCCTCGCTGGGGTTGGAGCGCGTGGTGCTGGTGCGGGTGGGCCAGGATGACGCGGGCTATCGCTTCCGCGCGGTGAGCATTCGTTCGGAGAGTGGAGCCCGCGCGGAGGCGGAGACGAGCAATCCCTCCTTCGACCGGGCCCTCGCGGGCGTGCTGGTGAAGTTCCTGTCGCTCAACGCCGTGGTGGAAGCGGTGACGGAGCCCACGGGCGCCACGGTGTTCATCGACGGGGTGAAGGTCGGCGTGACGCCCTACGCCACCGAGGTGCTGCCGGGAGAGCACACGTTCCGGTTCGAGCTGGCCTCGCATCTGCCGCGCGAGGAGACGCGGGTGGTCGCCTCGCGGGAACAGGTGAAGCTGAGCCCCGCGCTGGAGAAGGTGCCCGCGCGGCTGGTGGTGAAGGTGCTGCCGGAGGGCTCGGCCATCCTCGTGGACGGCTCGGTGGTGGGGAAGGACGCGGTGGACCAGGGCATCCAGCCCGGAAAGCGCACGCTGCGGCTGACGCAGGAAGGCTACGAGCCGCACGAAGTCGAGGCGGACATCGCGCCGGGTGCGACGTACACGCTGGAGCGGGAGCTGAAGCCCACGTCGATGCAGGCCTTCAAGCTGGCCATGCGGCGGCGCCAGGCGGCCACCATGGCGAGGCAGAGCTATCTGGAGGCGTCGTATGAGTTCTCCAGCCTCACGTCCGACACGCTGACCGCGCAGCCGGTGAACACGGACGGCGGCGTGGGTGACGTGCGCGGCACGGGTGTGCGGGCTCCGGGCTCGCGGCGGCTGCGTGGGCTGGGGCTCGAGTATGGGCGGTATGGCCAGTACTTCGGCGTGATGCTCGTGGGAGCGACCTGGTACTCGACGGGGGATGTCTGGACCATGGGCGTCAACGTGCCGCAGGGCGCGCAGTCCCCCGGGCTGACGGGCCTCACGCAGGTCGACACGAAGGTGCAGGTGCTGTCGCTGCGAGCGCTCCAACCCCAGCTTCGCTACGTGGTGGGCCCCGTGTCGTTCGCCATCCAGGCGGGCCTGGACATGCGCGGGGCGCTCGCGAAGGAGCAGGACGACGGCTCGGGCTTCTCGCCTCGCTTCAAGGACGGCCTCTATGCGCTGGACCTGCATGTCTCCGGACAGGCCTCCGCGCGCATCTTCGTCTACGAGGGCCTCTATGCATCCGTGGCGTACCAGCACGGCTTCTCGCTGCTGGGCAAGATTGCCGGGACGAGCAACTTCCGGGGAGGGGTGGGCTATGCGTTCTGA
- a CDS encoding serine/threonine protein kinase — protein MSLFICQRCEAQHDTWTGACPGCGGTELLTVTQRVDRMLGRTVAGRYRIVKKLGQGGMGSVYLAEQVGIGQQVAMKFLHSGLSLDLDVTRRFLNEAKSYARVGHPNAVNLHDFGQDEDGNLYISMEYVEGDDLKRLLANVGRLSAHEAGDIILQVADVLAYAHGRGVVHRDLKPENIMVRQGLRGWHVKVLDFGIARIADSATRLTAQGAVAGTPRYMSPEQAQGQDVDSRADIYAVGVVLFELLTGVQPFDGTSVADIMQRQVNQPTPRLGDVAAELDLPALDAVIQKATAKKHVERYATMEAFASDLSNALPTLIGRPPISGVNPVVKMGTSAAVNSGTLIYGDGTEDTMLRGSAEAPTELASINTGRMTPVPSLDDSPSIDRTEQLPVTPVPAQPERAGFDKTAHSMSPYTPATQSRTGWVMGLSIAGVLILAGLGVVTVRGGTKDNPSPAPVADTSNTVTPPLTPRPSEPPRTEQADVNKPPAPEAVAAAADAAALERKQEKALDRLIEIGDDFNDGELSKASEKLALARSLGLDVVEPKLAELGTKIEDASKRLARARAREDEGNCQDAIGLYRALKKDYPQLADAQRGITRCRQMLPPDVSE, from the coding sequence ATGTCCCTCTTCATCTGTCAGCGATGCGAGGCGCAGCACGACACCTGGACCGGCGCATGTCCGGGCTGCGGAGGCACGGAGCTGCTGACCGTGACCCAGCGCGTGGACCGGATGCTGGGCCGCACGGTGGCGGGGCGGTATCGCATCGTCAAGAAGCTGGGCCAGGGAGGCATGGGCTCCGTGTACCTGGCGGAGCAGGTGGGCATCGGGCAGCAGGTCGCGATGAAGTTCCTGCACAGCGGCCTGTCGCTGGACCTGGACGTCACCCGGCGCTTCCTCAACGAGGCCAAGAGCTACGCGCGGGTGGGCCACCCCAACGCGGTGAACCTGCACGACTTCGGGCAGGACGAGGACGGCAACCTCTACATCTCCATGGAGTACGTGGAGGGAGATGACCTCAAGCGCCTGCTCGCGAACGTGGGCCGGCTGAGCGCGCATGAAGCCGGGGACATCATCCTCCAGGTGGCGGACGTGCTGGCGTATGCGCACGGGCGAGGCGTGGTGCACCGGGACCTCAAGCCCGAGAACATCATGGTCCGGCAGGGCCTGCGCGGCTGGCACGTCAAGGTGCTGGACTTCGGCATCGCTCGCATCGCGGACAGCGCCACGCGGCTGACGGCCCAGGGCGCGGTGGCGGGGACGCCTCGGTACATGTCGCCCGAGCAGGCGCAGGGCCAGGACGTGGACTCGCGCGCGGACATCTACGCGGTGGGCGTGGTGCTCTTCGAGCTGCTCACGGGCGTGCAGCCGTTCGACGGCACCAGCGTCGCGGACATCATGCAGCGGCAGGTGAACCAGCCCACGCCCCGGCTGGGAGACGTGGCGGCGGAGCTGGACCTGCCCGCGCTCGACGCGGTCATCCAGAAGGCCACCGCGAAGAAGCACGTGGAGCGCTACGCGACGATGGAGGCGTTCGCCTCGGACCTGAGCAACGCGCTGCCCACGCTCATCGGCCGGCCCCCCATCAGCGGCGTCAACCCCGTCGTGAAGATGGGCACGAGCGCCGCCGTCAACTCGGGCACCCTCATCTACGGCGATGGCACCGAGGACACGATGCTGCGGGGCTCCGCGGAGGCCCCGACCGAGCTGGCCAGCATCAACACGGGGCGGATGACGCCTGTCCCCTCCCTGGACGACAGCCCGTCCATCGACAGGACCGAGCAGCTTCCCGTGACGCCCGTGCCGGCTCAGCCCGAGCGAGCCGGGTTCGACAAGACAGCACACTCGATGTCGCCGTACACGCCCGCGACGCAGAGCCGCACGGGCTGGGTGATGGGCTTGAGCATCGCGGGCGTGTTGATTCTCGCGGGGCTCGGAGTGGTGACGGTCCGAGGCGGCACGAAAGACAATCCGAGTCCCGCGCCCGTCGCGGACACCTCCAACACAGTGACGCCCCCTCTCACGCCGCGCCCCTCGGAGCCGCCGCGCACCGAGCAGGCCGACGTGAACAAGCCTCCCGCACCCGAGGCGGTCGCGGCCGCCGCGGATGCCGCCGCGCTGGAGCGGAAACAAGAGAAGGCGTTGGACCGGCTCATCGAAATTGGCGACGACTTCAACGATGGGGAGCTGTCGAAGGCCTCGGAGAAGCTGGCCCTCGCGCGGAGCCTGGGCCTGGACGTCGTCGAGCCGAAACTCGCGGAGCTCGGCACCAAAATCGAGGATGCCTCCAAGCGGCTCGCACGGGCTCGCGCGCGTGAGGATGAGGGCAACTGCCAGGACGCCATCGGGCTCTACCGTGCGTTGAAGAAGGACTATCCGCAGCTCGCGGATGCCCAGCGAGGCATCACCCGGTGCCGGCAGATGCTGCCCCCCGACGTGTCGGAGTAA
- a CDS encoding AAC(3) family N-acetyltransferase: MHEVSHAQMVEQLRTLGVREGGVLLVHTSFKAVRPVEGGPPGLIEALRAALGPRGTLVMPTMTSGDTVFDPASTPTEGMGITAELFWRQPGVTRSTHPGGSFAAEGPHAADICRPQPLSPPHGPDSPVGWVHDLGGQILLLGVSHGENTTLHLAEALARVPYSVSHPCVVEVDGVASTVMIAETDHCCSRFPLADDWLRAGDLQREGTVGHAHARLCDSRTLVDVAVKQLTAEPLTFLCPQDAGCEQCDQARLSIGA, encoded by the coding sequence ATGCACGAAGTCAGTCACGCCCAAATGGTGGAGCAGCTCCGGACACTGGGTGTCCGCGAGGGCGGCGTCCTCCTGGTCCACACGTCCTTCAAGGCCGTGCGCCCCGTCGAGGGCGGACCGCCAGGCCTCATCGAAGCCCTGCGCGCCGCGCTGGGCCCACGCGGCACGCTCGTCATGCCCACGATGACCAGCGGAGACACCGTCTTCGACCCGGCCTCGACGCCCACCGAGGGCATGGGCATCACCGCGGAGCTCTTCTGGCGCCAACCCGGTGTGACGCGAAGCACGCACCCGGGCGGCTCGTTCGCCGCCGAGGGCCCTCACGCCGCGGACATCTGCCGCCCCCAGCCGCTCTCTCCGCCCCATGGCCCCGACAGCCCCGTGGGCTGGGTCCATGACCTCGGCGGCCAGATTCTCCTGCTCGGCGTGAGCCATGGCGAGAACACGACGCTGCACCTGGCGGAGGCCCTCGCACGCGTGCCCTACTCCGTCTCCCATCCCTGCGTCGTCGAGGTCGACGGCGTCGCGAGCACGGTGATGATCGCCGAGACGGACCACTGCTGCTCGCGCTTCCCGCTCGCCGACGACTGGCTGCGAGCCGGAGACCTCCAACGAGAGGGCACCGTGGGCCACGCCCACGCGCGGCTCTGTGACTCCAGGACGCTGGTGGACGTAGCGGTGAAGCAGCTCACCGCCGAGCCTCTCACCTTCCTGTGCCCCCAGGACGCCGGCTGCGAGCAATGCGACCAGGCGCGCCTGAGCATCGGCGCGTGA
- a CDS encoding ArsR/SmtB family transcription factor: protein MSRAEKDDLIFKALADSRRREVLDLLKAAPRTTGDLCAHFEATLDRCTVMQHLKVLERAGLVIAVREGRLRWNYLNATPFKEIHDRWISPYATEAVSLLSRLKRDLEED, encoded by the coding sequence ATGTCGAGGGCGGAGAAGGACGACCTCATCTTCAAGGCGCTCGCGGACTCACGGAGGCGGGAGGTGTTGGACCTGCTGAAGGCGGCGCCGCGGACGACGGGAGACTTGTGTGCGCACTTCGAGGCCACGTTGGACCGGTGCACGGTGATGCAGCACCTCAAGGTCCTCGAGCGCGCGGGCCTGGTCATCGCCGTGCGCGAGGGTCGCCTGCGCTGGAACTACCTCAACGCCACGCCGTTCAAGGAGATCCACGACCGGTGGATATCTCCCTATGCGACCGAGGCCGTGAGCCTGCTCTCGAGGCTGAAGCGGGACCTGGAGGAGGACTGA